aactCCAGTGAAGTGGAAGCAGGACAGCAAAGATAAGAGCAGCAGAGTAACAGTAACTACAGTAGATTATGCATACTTCCGTCGAAACTTGGGgtcccttatatagggctcctaggAGCACGCGTGCACGCATCTCAAAGTTTTCCTTGAtaagacgtgtcagaaaagtatcattggcatcatacctCAATAATCCGAGCATATCCTgacaagacagtggaagcttctgtcgtacgattTTTTGTCTGACaatgccgccaaccatgctgcCTGTCGGTGGCACGGGTCTCTAAGAGGATAGCGGTCGATCCTCCCTTTGTCTGCTAGTAGGCCAAGCGGGTGGGCCGCTCGGCCATCCTCTATCTAGGAAGTCGTTGTTTGGGTCGAGCGGGATGACCGCTCGGCTACTCCCACTGTCTAGGCTTGCTGTTGTCCTCGgtccgagcgggatagccgctcgaccaGACTGCCGAGTAGAACCCCTGCTCGGATATCACCTGCTTGGTCGTGTTTCCGCTTCGCTAGTTGTGACCTAATCTTTGGTCGGATGGGAGATGCCCTGTCGCTTGACGCATGCTTTGCTGATAGCCTTTGAGCATCGGAAGCTCGGTATGAGGCCAAGTTGTGATAACGTCGGATCAGTGATTCCTGAGTCCGACTAGACGAGTACGCTGCCCGGTCGGACGATGGCCTGAggacgttgaccgccttgactttaacATTCCACGTGGTATATGACCTTCTACATAACAGGGTctcaccttaccaccggatcatataGGATAACTCTCTATGTTCCTAGTCATTACTAAACCAATGAATGATGAATATAGAATCAACTCAAGAAGTCCCTTCTTAGAAGCTACCTAAGGTCAAGTCAAGAATTGCAACAGAGCAACCCCGTGGGTCATCCGAGATGGTATGGGGCGGAAGTTGCTGCAAGGAGGCCTTCGGGTCGAAACTCAGTGGCAACGGGAGAATAAATCCCCTATTCCTGTATCCCACCCGGTCCGTCCCATGTTAACTCGAGtgctgcgatttacctccctcatAATGACCGTGGGTCCGGTCGGTGGGAGCCTGGGGGCAAGGATTTCACCTTTTCTGCAAAGAATTGTAACAGAGCACCTAACTCAAATGGGAGACCGTGACACATGCCCATGGAAACCTTGAAAAGTCAATCATAAGCCATGAATTATCGAATCATCCGCTCAATTATATTATTAAGCTGCGTTTGTTTAAATGATGGAATTGATTATGGTATGAGTTTAATAGTAATATAGAatagtaataaaaataaaaataaaaatgaaatacacCTAATTAATTATATGGATTTGACTGATCTCTacaaatctaaaaattattttttaattatcattCCCAAATTCATAATTTAAACACTATCTTCCATTCCCTCATCGTTAAATCCATCAGCCAAACACTATGTCACTAAACCTGGATGACAGTGAGTTAGCTATGGTACTGATTACAACGCCATTACAAATTTTTCATCGTGCGATCATATCACATTGGATAACAAGCAGAATGAAAATTTCCCAATCACACAATAACACCATACAATAACAACAACACAAACATAGAGAATGAAAATTGCAACAATGATAaagcacacatgcacacacacacacacacgtaATGCATATCGTAAGAGAGGACAAGTAGCTAGGGATCGGATCGGAGTCTATTACGGATCGGCATTTGGATCGTTCTCTGGTCTCCCAAGGCCGAGATTGCCTGCGTGGTACAGAAGAACCCACAGATGGGTAATGAACTCCCCGCCGGAAGCGAGGTGCTCCTTGTGCGCCTGAACATTGTCCGAAGGAGCGAGGTGCAACACGTATTCTGCCCAAAACTCAGCCAATACCTTCCATCTCGTATCCTCGTTGCCAATCGCCATCAACTTCTTCCCCAGCTCCACTCCCATTCCTGCAATTGTTCTCTTATTTGATTCTGCATCATCCTTCTTCTCCATCATCTCCCACATCTCACTCTCGTTTCTGGCGCCCTCCAAAAGCCTGTCGGTTTCGCTCATCATCAAGTCGACAACTACCTTCGCTGCGCTGCCTTGATCCGGCAGCAGGTCCGGCGCAGACACCACGAGGTATGCACAATACTTCGACAGAGCTGTGGCGACGACTTTCTTAGCCGATGAATTACGGTCCTTTTTCGATGATTTTGTTTCACAGTAGCAGGTGGCGATGTGCCACACCAGAATAGTCTGAGTGCTGGTGGGAAAGTCGCAGTCCGAGCATAGGTCTGTCTTGCCATTTCGCTGCAGGGATGATTTACCATTAGGGAGACAGCCTTGGCCAAATCTAATTAGACAATCCACGATCGTTTCCTTGACTTGTTCGGGCAATTTGATGGGCGCGTGGGACGTTGCTCTGCATGGTTTACCTCTGATCGGCAACTTCTGGCCGTAATGTGTGAGGAGCGAGAATTGCCCAATTTTTTCACGCAGAGGGTGCAAGGTCTTTCTCTTGAAGAAAAAACGGAGGGCCGTGTTCACAAAGGACGCATTCTGTAGCCATGGAAACCGCACGTAGATGATCAGCAAAGCCACCTTGGTCCAATCGGAGAGGACGTAAGTGGTTATTTCAGTGATCTCCATGATAAGGATCATGGCTACGAGAACGTAGGTGATGTAGAAGTCTCTGTCTAGTTGGCAGTGATAATAGGTGGTGACGACGAGCCAACCGGTGGCGGCCATTAGCAAGAGCGACAGGAGAAAATTGTAGATGGGAAGTCCATAGCCAAAGACAATCGGgtacttggaaaagaagaagtcTTCTAAGAACCCTAACTCTGTCTTGATTACCCGAAACACCCTGTTCGCCCTGTTCGCCCTGTTCTGATCATCGGAATTGAGGAGGGCTTGTAAGATCGATGCTCTGGATTCTTGGATTAATTCTAATTCACCGGGATTATTAAGAAACCTAAATATGTGTACGCGAATGATCAAAAAGATCGATATAAGTAAGTGCTACAATATAATTTTGTAGGAAAGTAAGAAACAATTCGAAGAATTACGTACGTACCTTCTTCTCAGCAGCTTCATCAAGGCGAAAGAGAGACACATGTCTTTGAATTGGTTATCTGGGTCCATTTGCTGGCCTAGAAGCTCACCAACACAGCCCCACACCTTCTGCACTGTGATCACTTCATCGCTCAGCGTCGCACAAGGGACGATCCTCGTCATGTTCCCATTCTCCGTCTCCATCTGAAATATTAtcttttcttctccggcgacgaTGTATTTATTTCCTTTCTTGAAAACAGGATCGGTGACCTTATAATTATCGTCGCCGTCGACGTTGCCGTTGGGATCCGCGTCACTGCTCGTCAGCGCATCCTGGTATCGCATGTAGTTGGACGCAGAGTAGATGGAATCCGCGCCGTAGGTGCGCTTGGCGGCCTCAAAGCTAAAGAACCTCTCCGCCGTCTTCAGTATGATCAACCCCCAGATCACCCACAGGTTGACGACGAAGCCAAAAAACGTGTGACCGTGGTCGTCTTTGGGGATGTGCTTGGTAACGTCCACCAAATTGTAGGTGAGCATGCCGATGAAGAGAAGCTTGACGGAGTTGGAGTCGTCCAAGGTGCAGGCGTCGGCGATGCAGAAGAGGGTGCCGTGGGCGATCATCAAGATGGCCCCCCACACCAGGTAGATCTTCTCCAAGGGCTTGGAGAGCAGGTAGAAGGTGGCCAACTTCATGAGCGGGTCGACCATCTGGGCGAGAATGTACCTGTGCACTCTGTCGATGGCTGGGTTGGAGTGCCAAAGCCGGTGCTTGGTGGCGGCGATGAAGAAGGTGAGCGAGATCAGCAGCATCAGGCCACAGGTGATGCTCTCGCTCAACAGCTGCTGCACTGCGAACGTTTGCTTCAGTGTTTCGTAAGGCGGCGCTGCTGACGACGACAAGGACGTCGAgctcgaggaggaggaggatgatgaggacgatgaggacgatgACGAAGATGAagatgacgacgacgacgaagaggaggaggaggaggaggacgacgacgacgacgaggatGATGCAGAGGCTgaggacgacgacgatgatgATGACCCTGATGATGATGACCCAAACGGCGGCATGGGTGGGATTGTTATTGGACCGAATCCGGGGAATCGTCCAGGACTCGCCATGACTGAGTGGAGTTCACTAAGCTGCAGCTATTCTTGCTCAAATGTAGGTACTATATATAATTAATGAATCAGTGCGATTATGTCAGCAGCTAAGATTTAATTTTATCTGATGATGCATCAGATGAAAAGAGAAACATTAAAAACCCATGAGCTATACGTCCTTAGGTACACTTACGGATATACATGCGTACGCATGGACTTCCAGTCTTCCACTATATGGCACCAGATGAAATTAAAGAGAGTGGTCCCACGCACACAAATAATGATCAAAATAGCACGAAACATtatgaaataattaaattttacttaaaatAGAGCGGGACTCGAATCGAATCAGAGTCAAATTAGATGACTTAAAATTGTATTAAATTAGATCATTTAAGTTGATTCAgtgtatatttaatttttttttttttttttgattcatTTGATCTAGCATTTTGAATTGTCTATATTTTCGTGTTAatgtttcttattatttttctcaaGCTCCAACTCGGCAAGGGGTACGGGTCGGGGCGGTCGACCTTtctaatttttttgttttttttttaatactagagatgtagtaaaaaaaaaaaacacaaactgtgCGAGAGAGGTAAGGGTACACTATTCCTTCATcaccttctgattttttttttttatttcatcaaTTACATTAAGGTTTAGGTTTGAATCGTTTTTGCATTGTTCTATGGTAGATTTAGTTTTGCTAGCATAAAATGCTATTTGTTCGTCAAAATACCTAGGAAAAAAACCTAGGATAGGCATGGTTTTCATGTATTTTGCATTTTTTGCAAGAAACATAAAGAATTTCAGTAATCGTCGTCGTCATTTTTTTCATGAAAATCGTCGCTTTAGGGTTTCATCACATCATGCACAGCCGTGTTGCCCAACATGGCTAGGCCATGTGGCACACTCAGAAAAAACCCGTGACGTGCTAAGGTCGTGTTGCCTAACATGGCTAGCCCATGTTTGTGCATTGTGTGACCGAGCATGGCCATATTATTCAACATGACCACGTCGTGTTAGGCATTGAACGCATCTTGTTTGTGTAATCgatctcaggtcaaggttgaccaaattgaTCATGCTCAGGTTGACTTGAGtttgagtttcaatatttgatcaatatattagtAAGATATCAAGtgatcaaggttgactagatacttgataaTGTCAAAATCAATAACGAGTTGACACGAGAAGTCATGTAGGTCAATATTGATCAAATACTTGACAATATCAAAAGTTGAATGTGGCGTTGGCATGAAGCgacaaaagtccaagtggattacaATTGATCGGACGCCTAATGATCAGGACCAACAGGAAGTTGGCATAAagatgagaagtccaagtggatcatgattAATTGGACACTTGGCGATCGAAAATCCAATAGGGGGTTGACATAAGAAGAagaaagtccaagcgggtcatgGTTAACCTGATACTTGGTGATCAAAAGTTAACAGAAAGTTAGCAAGAAAAAATCGAAGTGgatcaaagttgaccagacacttagtgatcgaaagtccaacggAAAGTTGGGAAgaagaaagtctaagtgggtcacggTTGACCTGACATTTGGTAATCGAAAGTTTAATGTAAAGTTGGCAAGAgaaaaaagttcaagtgggtcaaagttgactagacacttgatgATTGAAAGTCTAACAAAAAGTTGGTaagaggaaagtctaagtgggtcaagattgattgGACATTTAGTAATCGGAAGTTCAACGGAGAGTTAGCAAAAGGAAAGTGTAAGTGGGTTATGGAGGATCAAACACTTGGCATAAGAAGAAAACTTCAAGTGGATCATGAAggatcagacacttggcatgagatggaagGTCTAAGTGGGTTATGGGTGACCAGAGACTTAGTGGCGAGGCATGAAGTCCcggcaagtcaaggttgatcagatgctaggcaatAAGAAAGTTAAGATAAAGTAAACTTTCGAAGGTTaaaacttttgactcagataaaAAAAACATGTAGATTTTTGGTGCGAAATAGAGCTCGTTTAGAAATCTATACTTTTACTGCTTACCAATTGATTGGTGGTTCAATCGATTAGAGCAATCGATTGGTACACTATAACAACGAACAAAATGTTGCCAAATCGATTGGCATGATCGATTAGAAGTAACCAATCAATTGGTGTCATACCAATCAATTGGTAAGGTAAAAAATAGTCGTTCTACATGTTTAAATGATTGGATTCGATGACAAACGATTGGTGAAGTTTACTAATCGATTGATAGGCGAAAGTTAGCTCGAACAACAGCCTTATAAAGAGGATTTTAAGGAAAATTCTTGGTGTCGGTTCTTGGAGGGTTTTGAACAAAGTGATATTGCATTTTCAACTATTAAGAGGCATTCCAAAACAACAATGAAGCAAGAAAAGCAAAGTGTTTATTGTAAAGTTGTTTTACTCTTCATTTGTATTTGTACTTTGTATTTGCTTGTTGTGTTCTTGTAAGAATaatgtgtaagaggcttctttacCTCCATAACGTATCCAAAAAAGAGAAGTTCATAGTGGAGAGAGATCACTAGgagtaggtcttggattagtcgcctaagaggtggataccaagtaaaatatcGGAGTTGTGCGTGTGGCGTCAAGTTTGATTCAAGTTTTCGTTGCGCATTCAACTCCATCTAGTTCGTAAGGTCCTAACACAGCCGCACTGAGCACCCAACACCGTAGTGTTGCCCAATATAGCCAGGTCGTGTTAGATGTTGTAAGCATCGAACATAGCCATGTTATTTGATAGAGTCAGGTCGTGTTAGGAGCTAGAAGTCACGTTGTTGCTCCACCGCTTAGGTTTCTGCTCAGGACTACTTGGAAATTACTAGTAGTGCAAATTACTTCTACTCGATTTGGTTTTCTATGATTTTCTTGAGTCTATCTACACCATGCTATTAAATTGAACTATTGTGTCGGCCTAAAAAAATACAATTTAGGTAAGTTCGGTGTATTTATGTCGGTGACGTATATCTATACTAAAAGTAATTAGCCTAAAAGAAAATTACTTTTAGGCCAGATATATATTTAAGGGTAACTTACAACTAAGGAAAAAAATATTGTTTGTTCAGATCATGCGCATAATGTATCGGTCCAAAGGAATATATATTAAATAGCTGATTAAGGTTGCTGTAAGTTATGATTTTATATCACTCATATAAAGTGTCAATTATACACATAATATATCAGCCCAAAGGAAGGTGCGGCGTTGTGTGAGCAACTAaggtttaatttatattagagagtatcactaataaattatattttagtccAAATATTAAAATGTAATATTATATTTGGTACCTCATTAAGAGCTCATTAcatgtatattttatatttttttttatattacatACGCTTATGTTAATATATCTATGTTCTTGGTTTAATTGTGAGCTTGCAATGTTTACTCTCTTCTAATTCATTGCAATTAGTAACTATAAATATTAACATCCTCATACTAATCGGATAAAATTTTGATAGAGTAAAAAGAATACGTAATTGTAGTCTTGGGCTGCATGAACTTAGACTATGTATTGAGATACGATCGCCCTATACCCACCAATGCTAACACTGTAGAGCAGAGGGTtgaatttaaaaagtaaaaacgATCTAACTGCATAAGTCTGAGTATCATGAGGTTTTCAATTCTGGCACCGATAAAGGGATCAATAACTAAATGAGAAGATGCTAAAAGTTTCTTAAACCAATGGGCATATTGATTAATGTCAAACAAAAAGTTTGAGACTATCATACTTCTTTTGAAGTTTGTGCCTATACAGTATAATATCAAAGGAAACATAAGGGAATACATTATGAGGATGTTTAATGTCGTCCCAAGTCTAAAAGTACTAAAACTCAAAATGTCTAAAAAGTATGTTAATGCATTTTGTCTTAATGTTTTTACTTGCACGGTTCTCCTTTTAAGATTTCTTATTATACTCAAAAGAAAAAATGGATATTGAATGAATTTATTACTCAATGTGTACAAAAGAAAGAGAGACTGAGGCATGAGATATCTAATTCTCAAGGTTGAGCAAGAAATAGAAAATGATCAACAGTAAGGGTAAAGGTAAATAAACTATAGATTCTAGAGGTTATGGTCataaaaaacataagaaataaaaaaaggaATCCATTTATTTCGTCTACAAGAGATGTAGGGGTATGATTTCTTTATTCTGTCATTGTCTCCCTCCCTCTCTTATATCTCTTCACTCAATAGTTAACCATCGTTGCCATTctctttaagtattttttttacctTCTTAAGTATTTTTCTTAAGGGAAAAATACCTTTAACCCCCTATATTTTCTATTAGGTAGCATTTtatctccctgtatttaaaaattaacatttaaCCCCTTTTTTACCACAATCAAatgtgaaaaaaaattataaaagataattatgtctttgtctttttgatatttttattgataatcttaagaaaaaaacatattaaatttattgataatttaCGCCTATTCTGTTTTCGTAGTTAATATATGAATTAATTTTAGACAATTCAATACCCTAATTGATATTTTCAGCATGTGCATGGCTACTGATTTagtaattaaaatcaataaattaTATGTAATCTCCAACAATAATAAagattaatacttaattatacgaataaaataaaattaagtaatttaaaaTGTATATTTTCGTTGTCCAAGCTGCACAACCTTCAAATAtaatgtataataattattttcttacTTCcccctaaatttaaatttttagattcGCCCCTGCCCACAATTATATAAGGTTCCGCGAAAATAAGTGAacatataattttcttttcttacgcAAAAGTAATTTTCTTTATCTTATTCGAGCTCTTTTACTTTCTGGCTCATGCACATGAGCCTCACATCTCAGTTCATCACTGACTTGACCATCAAAGAGGGTAACACCGACAGCGCCAACCCTCAACTAACAAGTTTTTCTTTGTAGGACACCGAGAGTGGATGCACCAATAAATCAACATCAATCACATATCCGAGTGAGTGACAAAAGACATCATCACTAGATAATTCTATATGTTTTTTCTCCTTTTATGTATATTTTCTCCCTGGATATATTATCAATTCAATTAATCACTAATTAAAGAGACAAGTCCTgtgtaattattttccacatcaatttaatatatttttttccttttaatattataaaaaaaatatcaaaacaataagaacataattatcttttataaatttttttcacatttaattttgattaaaaaaattaagtattattttttaaatacactACTTAATAGAAAATAAGGGGCTAgagttatttttttcttttcttaatttcgtaatatatatatatatatatatatatatatatatatatatatatatatatatatatatatatatatatatatatatatatatagttttaaaaTGTTATctctttttcaaaatatattaaaatttatattaatattaGAACATTTTTGAGGTTTTCGTTTTCGAATTTTTTGTTTATGAGTGCATACATTTTACAGCTGGCAATATATATGAACCTTGAAATagactctctttttttttaattctcaatTCTATTATGATATTTAGTTAGTTGTGCAATTTTAATGGGAATCTTACATACATTTTGGTGAATGAcgattataattatatattataacCATATAATCGAATCAATTGGTGTAAATAATTATGGTTCCTGAGTGCCTACCGATATATAAACTATTAAGCTCATGTATTACATGGAAactataatatatttaaattaatatatatttaatcatAATGCACAAATATTTTAGTGATaggtcttcctccctttctttttcttcaacaacaacaataattgaATCACTAACACGTGAAAAACAAATATAGTGCCGATCCGACCTAAGTTGCTTGCAATTGGATCATATCAAATACAACCTAAACCTTGTCGGGTTAGACCGTGGATGACATGCCCAACCTTTAGATCTCTTATCTAATTTATTCATTAGACGACTTGACTCCCTCTAGTTGCACTAATGGTCCAAACTGCTCCATTAGGTCAATTTTTGGTTTTTATTTCGGGCCTTCTTAAGTTATTTCTAAAGTTTTTTTTCGGCATTTATGCATTGAGCGCATGATGGGATCAACCATGACAGTCATCACCAGGGATCGACCTCTGATCATTATGCCAAAGTTA
This genomic stretch from Zingiber officinale cultivar Zhangliang chromosome 7A, Zo_v1.1, whole genome shotgun sequence harbors:
- the LOC122001269 gene encoding uncharacterized protein LOC122001269; this encodes MASPGRFPGFGPITIPPMPPFGSSSSGSSSSSSSSASASSSSSSSSSSSSSSSSSSSSSSSSSSSSSSSSSSSSSSTSLSSSAAPPYETLKQTFAVQQLLSESITCGLMLLISLTFFIAATKHRLWHSNPAIDRVHRYILAQMVDPLMKLATFYLLSKPLEKIYLVWGAILMIAHGTLFCIADACTLDDSNSVKLLFIGMLTYNLVDVTKHIPKDDHGHTFFGFVVNLWVIWGLIILKTAERFFSFEAAKRTYGADSIYSASNYMRYQDALTSSDADPNGNVDGDDNYKVTDPVFKKGNKYIVAGEEKIIFQMETENGNMTRIVPCATLSDEVITVQKVWGCVGELLGQQMDPDNQFKDMCLSFALMKLLRRRFLNNPGELELIQESRASILQALLNSDDQNRANRANRVFRVIKTELGFLEDFFFSKYPIVFGYGLPIYNFLLSLLLMAATGWLVVTTYYHCQLDRDFYITYVLVAMILIMEITEITTYVLSDWTKVALLIIYVRFPWLQNASFVNTALRFFFKRKTLHPLREKIGQFSLLTHYGQKLPIRGKPCRATSHAPIKLPEQVKETIVDCLIRFGQGCLPNGKSSLQRNGKTDLCSDCDFPTSTQTILVWHIATCYCETKSSKKDRNSSAKKVVATALSKYCAYLVVSAPDLLPDQGSAAKVVVDLMMSETDRLLEGARNESEMWEMMEKKDDAESNKRTIAGMGVELGKKLMAIGNEDTRWKVLAEFWAEYVLHLAPSDNVQAHKEHLASGGEFITHLWVLLYHAGNLGLGRPENDPNADP